A window of Komagataella phaffii GS115 chromosome 1, complete sequence contains these coding sequences:
- a CDS encoding Catalytic subunit of the mitochondrial inner membrane peptidase complex — translation MDLTFLRTTLSWTLRAGCLIHFFHSHVYEFKETRGESMLPTLQARHDYVHTLKNYKFGRNIQTGDIIVALKPTDPDQRVCKRITGMPGDIVLIDPSSGSLEKDKSDASSTAFERYIVIPDGHVWLTGDNLSHSLDSRTYSVLPMGLIKGKIVAANDMNKSWKSLWGFRWIEGGVQRADTPSWSRISPSDVT, via the coding sequence ATGGATCTGACATTTCTGAGAACCACTCTATCGTGGACTTTGCGTGCAGGTTGTCTgatccatttttttcattctcacGTTTACGAATTCAAAGAGACTCGCGGCGAGTCCATGcttccaactcttcaaGCGAGACATGACTATGTTcatactttgaaaaattacaaGTTTGGAAGGAATATTCAAACAGGAGATATTATTGTAGCATTGAAACCAACAGACCCAGATCAGCGGGTTTGCAAACGAATTACTGGAATGCCTGGAGATATTGTTCTCATAGATCCCAGTAGCGGATCGTTAGAGAAAGACAAAAGTGACGCGAGTTCAACAGCTTTTGAACGTTACATTGTCATTCCAGATGGCCACGTTTGGCTGACAGGTGATAATCTCTCCCACAGTTTGGACTCTCGTACTTACTCGGTACTACCAATGGGGCTCATCAAGGGCAAAATTGTCGCGGCAAATGACATGAACAAATCCTGGAAGTCTTTGTGGGGTTTCAGATGGATTGAAGGAGGTGTTCAGCGGGCGGATACTCCTTCTTGGTCCAGAATATCACCATCTGATGTTACCTGA
- a CDS encoding Subunit of a complex, with Slx4p, that hydrolyzes 5' branches from duplex DNA: MYYVYLLQSQEKPQSFYIGSTNNPQRRLAQHNGDLAAGGAFRTKREGYRPWKMVLLCLGFHSKIAALQFEHAWQHSHLTRHIEDKLSHSNSIHIKLANLKKLLGSEGFRRWNISVYILDRAIYKSWCLNRYGVQTPEYLRMDVLEVELSEFMKVIEEKDENLVASKKNTGEREEDKDEEGNSNPSCSLCSTNITTENFQAQFCACYHCQTQFHVICLARSFTSDLLPVKGSCSQCNKVLYWLDLMRSVR; encoded by the coding sequence ATGTACTACGTTTATCTCTTACAATCGCAGGAAAAACCACAGTCCTTTTACATAGGATCGACCAACAACCCTCAACGAAGATTAGCTCAGCACAATGGAGACCTGGCCGCTGGAGGTGCTTTTAGAACTAAACGAGAAGGCTATAGGCCGTGGAAAATGGTGTTGTTATGTCTAGGATTCCATTCCAAAATCGCAGCTTTACAGTTTGAGCATGCCTGGCAACATTCGCACTTAACAAGGCACATCGAAGACAAACTCAGCCATTCCAACTCCATCCATATTAAACTTGCAAACCTAAAGAAACTACTGGGCAGTGAAGGATTCAGGAGGTGGAACATATCAGTATACATCTTAGACAGAGCCATCTACAAATCATGGTGTCTCAACAGATATGGAGTGCAAACTCCTGAATATTTGAGGATGGACGTACTGGAAGTTGAATTATCAGAATTCATGAAAGTCATagaggaaaaagatgaaaacTTAGTTGCTAGCAAAAAAAACACCggagaaagagaagaagacaaagatgaagagggAAACTCAAACCCGTCATGTTCGTTATGTTCCACCAATATTACTACAGAAAATTTTCAGGCACAATTCTGCGCATGCTACCATTGTCAGACTCAATTTCATGTAATTTGTTTAGCCCGAAGCTTCACTTCTGATTTACTTCCTGTGAAAGGATCGTGTTCACAGTGCAATAAAGTTCTATATTGGTTAGATCTGATGCGTTCAGTTCGTTAA
- a CDS encoding Essential protein associated with the U1 snRNP complex codes for MAHYEQRKLLEQLMGSDSLIRLPKDYGEENEDSSVVLNDPRVCRSFVVGTCPYTLFSGTKGDIGTCPKLHMERHRILYESLRKEGTTLPDYERQYLSELRRYIDDCDYRIKVALARLEHTPEERAQLSDVTRSLDDLSTKIGIMTQEIEQLAQTSPEETTKLVIESRKLQETCDERDRLGKQYAEMLDNLGQAAQQKLQVCEVCAAYLSRLDSDRRLADHFVGKIHLGYLLMRTELERLQGVQRQNNK; via the coding sequence ATGGCTCACTATGAACAGCGtaaacttttggaacagcTCATGGGGAGTGATTCGTTGATTCGTCTGCCAAAAGATTATGGGGAAGAGAACGAAGATTCATCGGTGGTGCTGAATGATCCTAGAGTTTGCAGAAGCTTTGTGGTAGGGACTTGTCCTTATACACTGTTTTCTGGAACTAAGGGTGATATCGGAACGTGTCCAAAATTACACATGGAAAGACATCGTATTTTGTATGAGTCCTTACGCAAAGAGGGCACTACATTGCCGGATTACGAGCGCCAATACTTGTCTGAACTCAGAAGATATATCGATGACTGTGACTATCGAATAAAGGTTGCCCTTGCCAGGCTGGAGCATACTCCTGAGGAAAGAGCACAGTTGTCGGATGTAACTCGAAGTCTGGACGACCTGAGTACGAAAATTGGTATAATGACACAGGAAATAGAACAGTTAGCACAGACATctccagaagaaacaacaaaGCTGGTGATTGAGAGCAGAAAGTTGCAAGAGACCTGTGACGAACGAGATCGTTTAGGAAAGCAGTACGCAGAGATGTTGGATAATTTGGGGCAGGCAGCTCAACAAAAGCTACAGGTTTGTGAAGTCTGTGCAGCATATCTCTCACGATTAGATAGTGATCGAAGGTTAGCAGATCATTTTGTGGGTAAGATCCATCTTGGGTATCTGCTGATGCGGACTGAACTTGAACGGTTGCAAGGGGTCCAGAGACAAAATAACAAATGA
- a CDS encoding Component of the evolutionarily conserved kinetochore-associated Ndc80 complex has translation MRKQYIFPILDIKELVMCLQSCGFTASEDLIGRPTREYVQTLLEQVADQYLGISSQVIYKIKENNKENNSVHVVIYLQRIMYQFLKVCGIDDFNIMDIMKPDSNRVLVILSGIVNFARFREEHLIDCESFLNTSEQMVKEYKNLEQSNEKMKENIEQLKQGDNDIDKINKENKDIENKLKSLISKQEELTQQRLAYKEERINLIEKLRENDELIGNLRQFNLQLQEESSTSIKTRNQALQEQLNQEQTVLSGLELKSRNLSVSIESFSLLNVEVENYLKLMRDVEAEVNKQELLMEKLGKHGEALETDQLKSNELKYRVHQLSRQLNTQKDKIDTLKTTMEEKRKTNNEKLTTIHDQYTTLIAERDLNEQDLNTKKNYIDSLEQKMSEMSRLLDQEVQDCNLELLRLNSHLKLYLKEMEKTKVNEYIQIM, from the coding sequence ATGAGGAAGCAGTACATTTTCCCCATTTTGGACATCAAAGAGCTAGTGATGTGCCTTCAAAGCTGTGGATTTACTGCAAGTGAGGATCTTATTGGCAGACCGACTCGGGAGTATGTTCAGACTTTGTTGGAGCAGGTAGCTGATCAGTATCTCGGAATCAGCAGCCAAGTAATTTacaagatcaaagagaacaacAAAGAGAACAACAGTGTGCATGTAGTGATTTACTTGCAACGAATAATGTATCAATTTCTTAAAGTCTGCGGGATCGATGATTTCAACATTATGGATATAATGAAGCCAGATTCTAATCGTGTTCTGGTAATCCTCAGCGGAATAGTGAATTTTGCCCGGTTTAGAGAAGAACATTTGATAGACTGTGAatcatttttgaacacTAGCGAGCAGATGGTTAAAGAATACAAGAATTTGGAACAATCCAACgagaaaatgaaagaaaacatCGAACAACTGAAACAGGGGGACAATGATATCGATAAGATCAAcaaggaaaacaaagacATTGAGAATAAACTTAAATCTCTGATTAGTAAACAGGAGGAATTGACTCAGCAGAGGCTGGCATATAAGGAAGAGAGAATAAACCTCATTGAAAAGCTCCGGGAAAATGATGAACTTATAGGCAATTTGAGACAGTTCAACTTGCAACTACAAGaagaatcttcaacttcGATCAAAACGCGGAATCAAGCACTGCAAGAGCAACTAAATCAGGAACAAACAGTTTTGAGTGGATTGGAGCTCAAGTCTAGGAACCTTAGCGTTTCTATTGAAAGTTTCAGTCTATTGAATGTGGAGGTCGAGAATTATTTGAAGCTGATGAGAGATGTGGAGGCTGAAGTGAACAAACAAGAGTTGTTGATGGAAAAACTTGGCAAGCATGGAGAGGCATTAGAGACGGACCAATTGAAAAGTAATGAGTTAAAGTATCGCGTACACCAACTTTCTAGACAATTGAACACACAAAAAGATAAAATTGACACCTTAAAAACTACAATGGAAGAGAAACGGAAAACaaacaatgaaaaattaaCCACAATTCACGATCAATATACCACTTTAATAGCGGAACGAGACTTAAACGAGCAAGATCTCAACACGAAGAAGAACTACATCGACAGTTTGGAGCAGAAAATGTCAGAAATGTCCAGACTCTTGGATCAAGAGGTACAAGATTGTAATTTGGAATTACTGAGACTGAACAGTCATCTTAAACTTTATCTGAAAGAGATGGAGAAAACCAAAGTCAATGAGTACATACAGATTATGTAA
- a CDS encoding Cytoplasmic and mitochondrial histidine tRNA synthetase, whose protein sequence is MLRRFIRTMSESKIKEFTLKTPKGTKDWADKDMVIREGIFSYLSTLFKKHGGVTIDTPVFELREILSGKYGEDSKLIYNLEDQGGELTSLRYDLTVPFARFVAMNGISSIKRYHIAKVYRRDQPAMTKGRMREFYQCDFDVAGAYDTMVPDAEMLEILCSGLQGLGINDFKVKLNHRKILDGIFEVCGVKEEDVRKVSSAVDKLDKSPWEIVRKEMVDEKNQPEEVADRIGEYVKLILLANESASQGIRDMAILSDYVEAFGISKLLSFDLSLARGLDYYTGLIYEAVTAQSAPPTTVDSKKKKSLKEDDDASDYVGVGSIVAGGRYDNLVGMFSASKKSIPCVGVSFGVERIFSLVRQRLVQDQQVRASHTNVFIMAFGNGFLTERMAVAKRLWDAGIETEYLYKNKSNPRRQFEAAEKLGCSIAVILGKDEVAQGKVRVKTLNTGVNDDGELVDLDNVAPYVKEKLEGIVRVDDISRLIGNLTN, encoded by the exons ATGCTTAGACGTTTTATCAGAACAATGAGTGAGAGCAAAATTAAAGAATTTACTCTGAAGACCCCAAAAGGAACTAAGGATTGGGCCGATAAGGACATGGTTATCCGTGAGGGGATTTTCTCTTACCTGAGCACTTTGTTTAAGAAGCACGGGGGTGTAACTATTGACActccagtttttgaattGAGAGAGATTCTGTCAGGGAAGTATGGTGAGGATAGTAAGCTTATTTACAACTTGGAAGATCAAGGTGGTGAGTTGACCTCGTTGAGATATGACTTGACTGTCCCATTCGCCCGTTTTGTGGCTATGAATGGAATTTCCTCCATAAAAAGATATCACATCGCCAAAGTGTACAGACGAGATCAACCCGCAATGACCAAAGGTCGTATGAGAGAGTTCTACCAATGTGATTTTGATGTAGCTGGTGCCTATGACACCATGGTTCCAGATGCTGAAATGTTGGAAATTTTATGCTCGGGTTTGCAAGGTTTGGGGATCAATGACTTCAAGGTCAAGCTTAATCACAGAAAAATTTTGGACGGTATTTTTGAGGTGTGTGGTGttaaagaagaggatgtTCGCAAGGTTTCTTCTGCTGTGGACAAACTTGACAAGTCTCCCTGGGAAATTGTCAGAAAGGAAATGGTTGACGAAAAGAACCAGCCGGAAGAAGTTGCCGATCGTATTGGCGAATATGTCAAACTGA TTTTGCTAGCCAATGAATCGGCTTCTCAAGGTATCAGAGATATGGCTATACTGAGTGACTACGTGGAAGCCTTTGGCATTAGCAAATTATTATCTTTTGATCTATCGTTGGCTAGAGGATTAGATTATTATACTGGTTTGATTTATGAGGCTGTGACCGCTCAATCTGCTCCTCCAACAACCGTTGActcaaaaaagaaaaaatctttgaaggaggatGATGATGCCAGTGACTATGTTGGTGTTGGGTCCATTGTTGCTGGCGGACGTTATGATAACCTTGTGGGAATGTTTTCCGCCTCAAAGAAATCTATCCCATGTGTAGGAGTCTCTTTTGGCGTGGAGCGTATATTTTCCCTAGTAAGACAGAGGCTCGTACAAGACCAGCAAGTGCGTGCTTCTCATACGAATGTTTTCATTATGGCTTTTGGAAATGGATTTTTAACTGAAAGAATGGCTGTTGCCAAGCGTCTATGGGATGCTGGTATTGAGACTGAGTATCTTTACAAGAATAAATCCAATCCAAGAAGACAATTTGAGGCAGCTGAGAAACTGGGATGTTCCATTGCCGTTATTCTTGGAAAGGATGAAGTTGCACAGGGTAAAGTTCGTGTGAAGACATTGAACACAGGTGTTAATGATGATGGAGAGTTGGTTGATTTGGATAATGTAGCTCCATATgtgaaagagaaattaGAGGGAATTGTTCGAGTTGATGACATCTCCAGACTGATTGGAAATTTAACGAACTGA
- a CDS encoding Polyamine acetyltransferase, whose product MSKSIPKHICIRPVTLYDLQKCLDLEEACFPESERASRDKVAYRLKYCPELSSGLFIRTFEENKNKDDEYVLPNHSSVKEEKLIGLIMGTKCYDDRITERSMEIPKLTTEGLVDTSIPDNDKVGHVESASNIGIHSLIIHPDYRGQNLATLLFKDYLQKMSQQEVGSQIILIAHERLVPFYEKLGFNNLGPSQCRHGGESWIDFAIPIVHVNDD is encoded by the coding sequence ATGTCAAAGTCTATTCCCAAGCACATCTGTATCAGGCCTGTGACTTTATATgatcttcaaaaatgttTAGATTTAGAGGAGGCTTGCTTTCCAGAAAGTGAAAGAGCTTCCAGAGACAAAGTTGCCTACAGATTGAAGTACTGCCCAGAGTTGTCTTCCGGGTTGTTTATCAGAACCTTTGAGgaaaacaagaacaagGATGATGAATACGTTTTACCTAACCACAGTTCCgtcaaagaagagaaattgattGGGTTGATTATGGGTACCAAGTGTTACGATGATCGAATTACTGAGAGATCGATGGAAATTCCCAAATTAACCACTGAAGGCCTTGTCGACACAAGTATACCGGACAATGATAAAGTTGGCCATGTGGAGTCTGCATCTAATATTGGAATACACTCATTGATCATCCATCCAGATTACCGAGGCCAAAATCTGGCCACCTTATTATTTAAGGATTATCTCCAAAAGATGTCTCAACAAGAGGTGGGGTCTCAGATTATTCTAATTGCTCACGAGCGCTTGGTCCCCTTCTATGAGAAGCTGGGCTTCAACAACTTGGGTCCTAGTCAATGTCGTCACGGTGGAGAATCTTGGATTGATTTTGCCATCCCTATTGTTCACGTTAACGATGATTAG
- a CDS encoding Mitochondrial carrier protein involved in the accumulation of CoA in the mitochondrial matrix, producing MDKQIKPIIPVLGLRQEHQDSERSVSVSESPVSKMSQKLPLKLNNPKVIDKQSLQYVIYSGVAGGVAGSAAKTLIAPLDRVKILFQTANPEFSRFSGSFSGLFKAVRQIYGYDGVAGLYQGHSATLLRIFPYAAIKFLGFALLFFTYPLDLIRVRLAFETHREVNRARGGKFLGIVRRVFNEEPRFQVTALDTLARLGNFYRGFAPTIFGMIPYAGVSFYTHDLIHDVFRSRHLKGYTVQEEEFKTLEDLTVKTNSSHDRRLPLYVWAQLTAGGAAGMLAQAAAYPFEVIRRRMQVGAVTNNGEYLSILRTASQIYVENGARGFYVGLTIGFIKVVPMFACSFFVYERIKRRLGI from the exons ATGGACAAACAAATAAAGCCAATAATTCCTGTTCTAGGCCTACGTCAGGAGCACCAGGACTCAGAACGCTCTGTGTCTGTTTCTGAGTCTCCTGTGTCCAAAATGTCCCAAAAATTGCCCTTGAAGCTAAATAACCCCAAGGTCATCGACAAGCAGTCTTTGCAGTATGTGATCTATTCAGGAGTAGCTGGCGGAGTAGCAGGAAGTGCCGCTAAGACATTAATTGCTCCACTAGACAGAGTGAagattctttttcagaCTGCTAATCCAGAGTTCTCTCGGTTTTCCGGGTCTTTTAGCGGGCTCTTTAAGGCTGTCAGGCAGATCTATGGGTATGATGGTGTCGCAGGTCTATATCAGGGTCATTCGGCTACCCTGTTGAGAATTTTTCCCTATGCAGCCATAAAATTT CTGGGGTTTGCTCTGTTGTTTTTCACTTACCCATTGGACCTAATCCGTGTCCGTTTGGCATTTGAAACTCATAGAGAAGTTAATAGGGCTCGTGGAGGAAAGTTTTTGGGCATAGTACGCAGGGTCTTCAACGAGGAACCCAGATTTCAAGTCACAGCATTAGACACTTTGGCAAGGTTGGGAAACTTTTATCGTGGGTTCGCTCCTACAATCTTTGGAATGATTCCATATGCTGGAGTCAGTTTTTACACACATGATCTCATCCATGACGTATTTAGATCCCGTCATTTAAAAGGTTACacagttcaagaagaagagttcaaaactCTTGAAGACCTGACGGTCAAAACTAATTCCTCCCATGATCGTAGATTGCCTTTATATGTGTGGGCGCAGCTGACCGCGGGCGGTGCTGCTGGTATGTTAGCACAAGCTGCGGCTTATCCATTTGAGGTCATTAGAAGGCGTATGCAAGTTGGGGCTGTTACAAACAACGGTGAGTATTTATCGATATTGCGTACTGCTTCACAAATATATGTTGAAAATGGTGCCAGAGGGTTTTACGTTGGTTTGACAATTGGATTTATAAAAGTTGTCCCTATGTTCGCATGCAGCTTCTTTGTCTACGAAAGAATAAAACGAAGGTTGGGAATCTAA
- a CDS encoding Flavin adenine dinucleotide (FAD) synthetase — MVTVLSNSSKQTTQIQHNHNMIKDSFLSVCEHSYNLITDFLNESDPENELLTSTQEQVRKSYDILFESLNLYKLDELSISYNGGKDCLVLLIIYLAVIYDKYQNESIPRDYKLNALYIKNESMFQEQDDFIKKSAAKYQLNLQPFRDTMKRALHKYLVQNPCIKAVIIGIRRCDPYGKDLHYLQETDPSWPRLMRVNPILEWDYHQIWFFLRHLKIEYCKLYDMGYTSLGGTNNTIKNPDLQDGDGYLPAYLLDDSEKERSSRL, encoded by the coding sequence ATGGTAACTGTTCTCTCCAATAGTAGTAAGCAGACCACACAGATTCAGCACAATCACAATATGATAAAAGACTCATTTCTCTCAGTGTGTGAACACAGCTATAACCTTATCACtgattttttgaatgaGTCAGATCCTGAAAACGAACTTTTGACATCGACCCAGGAACAGGTCAGAAAATCCTATGACATactctttgaatctttgaacttgtaCAAATTAGATGAACTATCAATATCATATAACGGCGGAAAAGACTGTCTTGTACTGCTGATCATTTACTTAGCAGTCATTTACGATAAATATCAAAACGAGTCGATACCAAGGGATTACAAATTAAACGCACTATACATCAAAAATGAGTCAATGTTCCAAGAACAGGACGATTTCATAAAAAAATCGGCGGCAAAATACCAGCTAAATCTACAGCCATTTAGAGACACTATGAAGAGAGCTCTCCACAAATATTTGGTACAAAACCCATGCATAAAAGCCGTCATTATAGGCATCAGAAGATGTGATCCATATGGTAAGGATTTACATTATTTACAAGAAACAGATCCAAGCTGGCCCCGGCTAATGCGGGTCAATCCGATTCTGGAATGGGATTACCACCAAATTTGGTTCTTCCTCCGTCATTTAAAAATAGAATACTGCAAGCTCTATGATATGGGCTATACTTCTCTGGGTGGTACCAACAACACTATTAAGAACCCTGACCTGCAGGACGGTGATGGCTATCTTCCTGCGTACTTGCTGGATGATTCCGAAAAGGAAAGATCCAGTAGATTATGA
- a CDS encoding Mannosyltransferase of the cis-Golgi apparatus → MAKADGSLLYYNPHNPPRRYYFYMAIFAVSVICVLYGPSQQLSSPKIDYDPLTLRSLDLKTLEAPSQLSPGTVEDNLRRQLEFHFPYRSYEPFPQHIWQTWKVSPSDSSFPKNFKDLGESWLQRSPNYDHFVIPDDAAWELIHHEYERVPEVLEAFHLLPEPILKADFFRYLILFARGGLYADMDTMLLKPIESWLTFNETIGGVKNNAGLVIGIEADPDRPDWHDWYARRIQFCQWAIQSKRGHPALRELIVRVVSTTLRKEKSGYLNMVEGKDRGSDVMDWTGPGIFTDTLFDYMTNVNTTGHSGQGIGAGSAYYNALSLEERDALSARPNGEMLKEKVPGKYAQQVVLWEQFTNLRSPKLIDDILILPITSFSPGIGHSGAGDLNHHLAYIRHTFEGSWKD, encoded by the coding sequence ATGGCGAAGGCAGATGGCAGTTTGCTCTACTATAATCCTCACAATCCACCCAGAAGGTATTACTTCTACATGGCTATATTCGCCGTTTCTGTCATTTGCGTTTTGTACGGACCCTCACAACAATTATCATCTCCAAAAATAGACTATGATCCATTGACGCTCCGATCACTTGATTTGAAGACTTTGGAAGCTCCTTCACAGTTGAGTCCAGGCACCGTAGAAGATAATCTTCGAAGACAATTGGagtttcattttccttACCGCAGTTACGAACCTTTTCCCCAACATATTTGGCAAACGTGGAAAGTTTCTCCCTCTGATAGTTCCTTTCCgaaaaacttcaaagacttAGGTGAAAGTTGGCTGCAAAGGTCCCCAAATTATGATCATTTTGTGATACCCGATGATGCAGCATGGGAACTTATTCACCATGAATACGAACGTGTACCAGAAGTCTTGGAAGCTTTCCACCTGCTACCAGAGCCCATTCTAAAGGCCGATTTTTTCAGGTatttgattctttttgCCCGTGGAGGACTGTATGCTGACATGGACACTATGTTATTAAAACCAATAGAATCGTGGCTGACTTTCAATGAAACTATTGGTGGAGTAAAAAACAATGCTGGGTTGGTCATTGGTATTGAGGCTGATCCTGATAGACCTGATTGGCACGACTGGTATGCTAGAAGGATACAATTTTGCCAATGGGCAATTCAGTCCAAACGAGGACACCCAGCACTGCGTGAACTGATTGTAAGAGTTGTCAGCACGACTTTACGGAAAGAGAAAAGCGGTTACTTGAACATGGTGGAAGGAAAGGATCGTGGAAGTGATGTGATGGACTGGACGGGTCCAGGAATATTTACAGACACTCTATTTGATTATATGACTAATGTCAATACAACAGGCCACTCAGGCCAAGGAATTGGAGCTGGCTCAGCGTATTACAATGCCTTATCGTTGGAAGAACGTGATGCCCTCTCTGCCCGCCCGAACGGAGAGATGTTAAAAGAGAAAGTCCCAGGTAAATATGCACAGCAGGTTGTTTTATGGGAACAATTTACCAACCTGCGCTCCCCCAAATTAATCGACGATATTCTTATTCTTCCGATCACCAGCTTCAGTCCAGGGATTGGCCACAGTGGAGCTGGAGATTTGAACCATCACCTTGCATATATTAGGCATAcatttgaaggaagttgGAAGGACTAA
- a CDS encoding DNA-binding protein involved in either activation or repression of transcription: protein MSEPNTKKQKLTPYKNILVDNAGNPLSFHILGYFTKSDRSQLINMILEMGGKIVPDLPPLVDGVLFLTGDYKSIDEDTLKQLGDVPIYRDSFIYQCFVHKTSLPIDTFRIDKNVDLAQDLINRALQESVDHVTSASTAAAAAVVVATNGLSSKPDARTSKIQFTPEEDRFILDFVRRNPKRRNTHQLYTELAQHMKNHTNHSIRHRFRRNLSAQLDWVYDIDPLTNQPRKDENGNYIKVQDLPQGIRGHYSAQDDYNLCLSVQPFIESVDETTGQEFFKPLKGVFDDLESRFPHHTKTSWRDRFRKFASKYGVRQYIAYYEKTVELNGVPNPMTNFTSKASIEKFRERRGTSRNSGLPGPVGVEAVSSLDHISPLVTSNSNSAAAAAAAAAVAASASASSAPNTSTTNFFEQENIAQVLSAHNNEQSIAEVIESAQNVNTHESEPIADHVRKNLTDDELLDKMDDILSSRSLGGLDDLIKILYTELGFAHRYTEFLFTSCSGDVIFFRPLVEHFLLTGEWELENTRGIWTGRQDEMLRASNLDDLHKLIDLHGKERVETRRKAIKGE, encoded by the coding sequence ATGTCGGAACCAAACACCAAGAAGCAAAAACTAACCCCATATAAAAACATCCTGGTAGATAATGCTGGTAACCCGCTCTCCTTCCATATTCTGGGCTACTTCACGAAGTCTGACCGGTCTCAGTTGATCAACATGATCCTCGAAATGGGTGGCAAGATCGTTCCAGACCTGCCTCCTCTGGTAGATGGAGTGTTGTTTTTGACAGGGGATTACAAGtctattgatgaagatacCCTAAAGCAACTGGGGGACGTTCCAATATACAGAGACTCCTTCATCTACCAGTGTTTTGTGCACAAGACATCTCTTCCCATTGACACTTTCCGAATTGACAAGAACGTCGACTTGGCTCAAGATTTGATCAATAGGGCCCTTCAAGAGTCTGTGGATCATGTCACTTCTGCCAGCACAGCTGCagctgctgctgttgttgtcgCTACCAACGGCCTGTCTTCTAAACCAGACGCTCGTACTAGCAAAATACAGTTCACTCCCGAAGAAGATCGTTTTATTCTTGACTTTGTTAGGAGAAATCCTAAACGAAGAAACACACATCAACTGTACACTGAGCTCGCTCAGCACATGAAAAACCATACGAATCATTCTATCCGCCACAGATTTCGTCGTAATCTTTCCGCTCAACTTGATTGGGTTTATGATATCGATCCATTGACCAACCAACCTCGAAAAGATGAAAACGGGAACTACATCAAGGTACAAGATCTTCCACAAGGAATTCGTGGTCATTATTCTGCCCAAGATGATTACAATTTGTGTTTATCGGTTCAACCTTTCATTGAATCTGTAGATGAGACAACAGGccaagaatttttcaaaccTCTGAAAGGTGTATTTGATGACTTGGAATCTCGCTTTCCTCACCATACAAAGACTTCCTGGAGAGACAGATTCAGAAAGTTTGCCTCTAAATACGGTGTTCGTCAGTACATCGCGTATTATGAAAAGACTGTTGAACTCAATGGTGTTCCTAATCCGATGACGAACTTTACCTCAAAGGcttccattgaaaaatttagAGAAAGACGCGGGACTTCACGTAACAGTGGCCTTCCAGGCCCGGTTGGTGTAGAAGCTGTAAGCTCTTTGGACCACATATCCCCATTGGTCACATCTAATTCCAATTCTGCAGCTGCTGCAGCTGCTGCCGCAGCAGTTGCAGCCTCTGCCTCTGCTTCTTCAGCTCCTAATACTTCAACTaccaatttctttgaacagGAGAATATTGCCCAAGTTCTCTCTGCACATAACAACGAGCAGTCTATTGCAGAAGTTATTGAGTCCGCACAGAATGTCAACACCCATGAAAGTGAACCTATAGCTGATCATGTTCGAAAAAATCTTACAGACGATGAATTGCTTGACAAAATGGATGATATTTTAAGCTCCAGAAGTCTAGGCGGACTAGATGACTTGATAAAGATCCTCTACACTGAGCTGGGATTTGCTCATCGTTATACCGAATTTCTTTTTACCTCATGTTCTGGTGATGTGATTTTCTTCCGACCATTAGTGGAACATTTCCTTCTTACTGGTGAGTGGGAGCTGGAGAATACTCGTGGCATCTGGACCGGTCGTCAAGACGAAATGCTACGTGCTAGCAATCTAGATGACCTGCACAAGTTAATTGACCTGCATGGGAAAGAACGTGTTGAGACCAGAAGAAAAGCCATCAAGGGAGAATGA